In one Saccharibacillus brassicae genomic region, the following are encoded:
- the thiD gene encoding bifunctional hydroxymethylpyrimidine kinase/phosphomethylpyrimidine kinase encodes MTVFRALTIAGSDSGGGAGIQADLKTFQELGVFGMSAITAVTVQNTRGVRGVYPMTPSAVGEQIDAVGEDLGVDALKTGMLFDAAIIRETAERIAAFGWSRVVVDPVMIAKGGAELLRADAIEAMKRHLLPLAYVVTPNIPEAEALSGMTIASMADRREAARRIAAYGAKIVVIKGGHAGEDSEAGLGAGGARRGEPGERAGAGGARREEPEAGAGAGRASRVVDLLYDGRDFEELSGPRIATRHTHGTGCTFSAAITAQLALGEDVRDAVRTARDFIQAAIEGAPALNLGGGHGPTDHWAYARLRAGSTR; translated from the coding sequence ATGACGGTATTCAGGGCGCTGACGATCGCCGGCTCGGACAGCGGGGGCGGGGCCGGCATTCAGGCCGACCTGAAGACGTTCCAGGAACTGGGCGTCTTCGGCATGTCGGCGATTACCGCCGTCACCGTGCAGAATACGCGGGGCGTGCGCGGCGTCTATCCGATGACGCCAAGCGCGGTAGGCGAGCAGATCGACGCCGTCGGCGAAGATCTCGGCGTCGACGCGCTGAAGACGGGCATGCTGTTCGACGCGGCAATCATCCGCGAGACGGCCGAGCGAATCGCGGCGTTCGGCTGGAGCCGGGTCGTCGTCGACCCGGTCATGATCGCCAAAGGCGGCGCGGAGCTGCTGCGCGCCGACGCGATCGAAGCCATGAAGCGGCATCTGCTGCCGCTGGCGTACGTCGTCACGCCGAACATCCCCGAAGCGGAGGCGCTGTCGGGCATGACGATCGCCTCGATGGCGGATCGGCGCGAAGCCGCGCGGCGCATCGCCGCTTACGGCGCGAAGATCGTCGTGATCAAAGGCGGCCATGCCGGGGAAGATTCGGAGGCGGGATTGGGCGCCGGCGGAGCACGGCGAGGAGAGCCGGGGGAGAGAGCAGGCGCCGGCGGGGCGCGGCGGGAGGAGCCGGAGGCGGGAGCGGGCGCCGGGCGCGCTTCACGCGTCGTCGATCTGCTCTACGACGGGCGCGACTTCGAAGAGCTGAGCGGCCCGCGGATCGCGACGCGGCACACGCACGGCACGGGCTGCACGTTCTCCGCCGCGATCACGGCGCAGCTCGCCCTAGGCGAAGACGTTCGCGACGCGGTACGAACCGCCCGCGATTTTATCCAGGCGGCGATCGAAGGCGCGCCGGCTCTCAATCTGGGCGGCGGACACGGCCCGACGGACCATTGGGCTTACGCCCGGCTGCGGGCGGGATCGACCCGGTAG
- the yicI gene encoding alpha-xylosidase — translation MKFTDGYWHVRSGLTLNAAQEVRDLTLGEREIEAFAACKKIVARGDTLNTAILTFRYSSPMPDVICVESVHHEGTRLRGPHFPKSTDPSVDVCVTEDPETAMLTSGSLSVRIHKSGDWNAQFYYADRRLTGSERKGPAHIRSADDAYMREQLDLGVGERIYGLGERFTPFVKNGQVVDLWNEDGGTCSEQAYKNVPFYLSSFGYGVFVDHPEKVSYEVGSEQVEKVQFSVPGERLRYYVVGGATLKDVLRHYTALTGRPALPPAWSYGLWLSTSFTTSYDEDTVNHFVDGMFERGIPVHVFHFDCFWMKEFQWCDFRWDTQQFPDPQGMLDRLKAKGLRICVWINSYIGQKSYLFREGAEHGYLVKTAAGDVWQWDRWQGGMGLVDFTNPQAVDWFKSKLRPLIEMGVDSFKTDFGERIPSEGVVYHDGSDPVKMHNYYTLLYNRAVFEVLEEVQGRDRALVFARSATTGGQQFPVHWGGDCTASYVSMAESLRGGLSLGLCGFGFWSHDIGGFENTASPDIYKRWSAFGLLSSHSRLHGSQSYRVPWLFDDEASEVLRHFTQLKMRLMPYLFAASVEAANDGLPMLRAMLLEFGGDPACEELDRQYMLGGSLLVAPIFNERGEALYYLPEGRWTHLLTGEDVQGGRWRRERYDYFGLPLLVRPNTLLALGANEARPDYDYVDGAELHLFALEDGHEARAAIYAAETEGAAVRRPELTVVVRRAGRVLTVCSERAAGKAAEGNAARAAEGAAWAAEGNAGRIAERAAEGTRAPSPDGLGAGSAPSGDKSTTWKLVLRGISAIESVEGAEASAEDASIVLTPDAESGRFTVWLPES, via the coding sequence ATGAAATTTACCGACGGCTATTGGCATGTCCGTTCCGGCTTGACGCTTAACGCGGCCCAGGAAGTCCGCGACCTTACGCTCGGCGAGCGGGAGATCGAAGCGTTCGCCGCCTGCAAAAAAATCGTCGCCCGAGGCGATACGCTCAACACGGCGATCCTCACGTTCCGGTATTCCTCTCCCATGCCCGACGTGATCTGCGTGGAATCGGTGCATCACGAAGGCACGCGGCTGCGCGGGCCCCATTTTCCCAAGTCCACCGACCCTTCCGTCGACGTTTGTGTGACCGAAGACCCGGAGACGGCGATGCTGACGAGCGGCAGTCTGAGCGTGCGGATTCACAAAAGCGGAGACTGGAACGCCCAATTCTATTACGCAGACCGCCGGCTGACGGGCAGCGAACGCAAAGGCCCGGCCCATATCCGCTCGGCGGACGACGCGTACATGCGCGAGCAGCTCGATCTGGGCGTCGGCGAACGCATTTACGGGCTCGGCGAGCGGTTTACCCCGTTTGTCAAAAACGGCCAGGTCGTCGACCTGTGGAACGAAGACGGCGGCACATGCAGCGAGCAGGCTTACAAAAACGTGCCGTTCTACCTGTCGAGCTTCGGCTACGGCGTATTCGTCGATCATCCGGAAAAGGTGTCGTACGAAGTCGGTTCGGAGCAGGTGGAAAAGGTCCAGTTCAGCGTGCCCGGCGAACGGCTGCGCTATTACGTCGTCGGCGGCGCGACGCTCAAAGACGTGCTTCGCCATTATACCGCGCTTACCGGACGTCCCGCTCTTCCTCCGGCGTGGTCGTACGGGCTCTGGCTGAGCACTTCGTTCACGACTTCGTACGACGAAGACACGGTCAATCATTTCGTGGACGGCATGTTCGAACGCGGCATTCCGGTGCATGTGTTCCACTTCGACTGCTTCTGGATGAAGGAGTTTCAGTGGTGCGATTTCCGCTGGGACACGCAGCAGTTTCCCGACCCGCAGGGCATGCTGGACCGGCTCAAAGCCAAAGGACTGCGGATTTGCGTCTGGATCAACTCGTATATCGGACAAAAGTCTTACCTGTTCCGGGAAGGCGCCGAGCACGGTTATCTGGTCAAAACCGCCGCAGGCGACGTCTGGCAGTGGGACCGTTGGCAGGGCGGCATGGGACTCGTGGACTTCACGAATCCGCAGGCGGTCGACTGGTTCAAGTCCAAGCTGCGTCCGCTGATCGAGATGGGCGTGGACAGCTTCAAGACCGATTTCGGCGAACGCATCCCGAGCGAAGGCGTCGTCTATCATGACGGCTCCGATCCGGTCAAGATGCACAATTACTATACGCTGCTGTACAACCGGGCCGTGTTCGAAGTGCTGGAAGAAGTCCAAGGACGGGACCGGGCGCTCGTGTTCGCCCGCTCGGCGACGACCGGCGGCCAGCAGTTTCCCGTGCACTGGGGCGGCGACTGCACCGCGTCTTACGTCTCGATGGCCGAGAGTCTGCGCGGCGGTCTGTCGCTCGGTCTGTGCGGCTTCGGCTTCTGGAGCCACGATATCGGCGGCTTCGAGAATACCGCTTCGCCGGACATTTACAAGCGCTGGAGCGCATTTGGCCTGCTGTCGTCGCACAGCCGGCTGCACGGCAGCCAATCGTACCGCGTACCGTGGCTGTTCGACGACGAGGCGAGCGAGGTCTTGCGGCATTTTACGCAGCTCAAAATGCGGCTGATGCCCTATCTGTTCGCCGCCTCCGTCGAAGCGGCGAACGACGGGCTGCCGATGCTGCGCGCCATGCTGCTCGAATTCGGCGGCGATCCCGCCTGCGAAGAGCTGGACCGCCAGTACATGCTCGGCGGATCGCTGCTCGTGGCGCCGATCTTCAACGAGCGCGGCGAAGCGCTGTATTATTTGCCGGAAGGACGCTGGACGCATCTGCTCACCGGCGAAGACGTACAGGGCGGCCGCTGGCGGCGCGAGCGCTACGACTACTTTGGCCTGCCGCTGCTTGTGCGGCCGAACACGCTGCTTGCGCTCGGCGCGAACGAAGCCCGGCCGGATTACGACTATGTCGACGGCGCGGAGCTGCACCTGTTCGCGCTCGAAGACGGGCACGAAGCCCGCGCCGCGATCTATGCGGCGGAAACGGAAGGCGCCGCGGTCCGCCGGCCGGAACTGACGGTCGTCGTGCGCCGCGCAGGGCGGGTGTTGACGGTGTGCTCGGAGAGGGCCGCGGGGAAGGCCGCGGAAGGAAACGCGGCAAGGGCTGCGGAAGGCGCCGCGTGGGCTGCGGAAGGGAACGCGGGGAGAATCGCGGAGAGGGCCGCGGAAGGGACACGGGCGCCGAGCCCGGACGGGCTTGGCGCAGGCAGCGCGCCGAGCGGCGACAAGTCCACGACGTGGAAGCTTGTGCTGCGCGGCATCTCGGCGATCGAATCCGTCGAAGGCGCGGAAGCGTCGGCTGAAGACGCTTCGATCGTCCTGACTCCGGACGCGGAGAGCGGCAGATTTACCGTCTGGCTGCCGGAGTCTTGA
- a CDS encoding LacI family DNA-binding transcriptional regulator, with the protein MNAKKRPTVKEIAREVGLSVATVDRVLNNRGRVKPETVRLVMDKVREMEPAPDLPAGFSSNSRSVSLAVAFPELPEYFWKQVETGIDAAIRDFRDCGLQVRTIRSKDYDLTDQKTKMLELVDSGEYDAIAISPNDPQEMTDVIDHAVSRNLTVGTFNSDSPLSSRLFYVGCDYRVAGRLAADTLCRLIGRRGRVGLIMSYTNLQMQQKVTGFREVIGTYPGVGLKAPLKVDQEEYTSFETFADYFDGLDGVYVASAKLHLIAEHLEAAGLAGRLALIGHDMNDEIHEALQRDVVTATICQDPFNQGYRIVKMLFEYLASRKQPDPREKRIKLELVTRENAQYYV; encoded by the coding sequence ATGAATGCGAAAAAACGCCCCACCGTCAAGGAGATCGCCCGCGAGGTCGGCCTGTCGGTCGCTACCGTGGATCGCGTGCTGAACAATCGGGGCCGCGTCAAGCCGGAGACCGTCAGGCTCGTCATGGACAAAGTGCGCGAGATGGAGCCTGCGCCCGATCTCCCGGCCGGCTTTTCGTCGAACAGCCGCAGCGTCTCGTTGGCCGTCGCGTTCCCCGAGCTGCCGGAATATTTCTGGAAACAGGTCGAGACCGGCATCGACGCGGCCATTCGGGATTTTCGCGATTGCGGCCTGCAGGTCCGTACGATCCGCTCCAAAGATTACGATCTCACCGACCAGAAAACGAAGATGCTGGAGCTGGTCGACTCCGGCGAGTACGACGCGATCGCGATCTCCCCGAACGATCCGCAGGAGATGACCGACGTGATCGACCATGCGGTCAGCCGCAATCTGACCGTGGGCACGTTCAACAGCGATTCTCCGCTCAGCTCGCGCCTGTTCTACGTCGGCTGCGATTACCGGGTCGCCGGGCGCCTCGCCGCGGATACGCTGTGCCGGCTGATCGGCCGACGCGGCCGAGTCGGCCTCATCATGTCGTACACCAATCTTCAAATGCAGCAGAAAGTGACCGGATTCCGCGAGGTGATCGGCACTTATCCCGGCGTCGGGCTCAAAGCCCCGCTGAAGGTCGATCAGGAAGAATACACGTCGTTCGAGACGTTCGCCGACTATTTCGACGGGCTGGACGGCGTCTACGTAGCAAGCGCCAAGCTGCATCTGATCGCCGAACATCTGGAAGCGGCCGGACTGGCCGGGCGTCTGGCGCTGATCGGACACGACATGAACGACGAGATCCATGAAGCGCTGCAGCGCGACGTCGTCACGGCCACCATCTGTCAGGACCCGTTCAATCAAGGCTACCGCATCGTCAAAATGCTGTTCGAATACCTGGCGTCGAGAAAACAGCCCGACCCGCGCGAGAAAAGAATCAAGCTGGAGCTCGTGACCCGGGAAAATGCGCAGTATTACGTCTAA
- a CDS encoding metallophosphoesterase, with product MKEGRKLFVTDIHGEYRGLIELLREMDYDGFTDRLTVGGDLIDRGPDSALVVRYLRMLQRIHPERVTVLTGNHEEMLRWYLEKRSNMWLIHGGAEALASFDRTFEDETESRASFEWLLGLPMVAQDDEYVYTHAGFMPDQPLDAQSRDVLWMTEREFYAYPAESILRATGGKTVVHGHTPCEFICCDGARLNCDLGSHTYAIEESRGLALVDLTNGEYAVYRGGTGDVSRRVWRKG from the coding sequence ATGAAGGAAGGACGCAAGCTGTTCGTTACCGATATCCACGGCGAATACCGCGGGCTGATCGAACTGCTGCGGGAGATGGACTACGACGGATTCACGGACCGGCTGACGGTCGGCGGCGACCTGATCGACCGGGGACCGGACAGCGCGCTGGTCGTCCGCTATTTGCGTATGCTGCAGCGCATACATCCGGAGCGGGTCACGGTGCTGACCGGCAATCACGAAGAGATGCTGCGCTGGTATTTGGAAAAGCGTTCGAATATGTGGCTTATTCACGGCGGCGCGGAAGCGCTGGCTAGCTTCGATCGCACGTTCGAAGACGAAACGGAGAGCCGGGCAAGCTTCGAGTGGCTGCTGGGCCTGCCGATGGTGGCGCAGGACGACGAATATGTGTACACGCATGCCGGATTTATGCCGGACCAGCCGCTGGACGCGCAGAGCCGGGACGTTCTGTGGATGACGGAACGCGAATTTTACGCGTATCCGGCGGAGTCGATCCTGCGGGCGACAGGCGGGAAAACGGTCGTGCACGGACATACGCCGTGCGAGTTCATTTGCTGTGACGGCGCGCGGCTGAACTGCGACCTCGGCTCGCATACGTATGCGATCGAGGAATCGCGCGGCCTGGCGCTGGTCGACCTGACGAACGGGGAATATGCCGTATATCGCGGCGGGACCGGCGACGTGTCGCGCCGCGTATGGCGGAAAGGGTGA
- a CDS encoding methyl-accepting chemotaxis protein has product MLERKNKLMLLLTLGVALFSVLIHVLGRGTNLFDMMVQMHHSLAAEAHPVWLNVIAVPPILFLAAAAALFAQHRSHRLIPPLVTLALVSSSISLIAGSGGGTEFHFSIFMVIAILCFYESIPLLIGATLIFTVQHLIGFFFSPEMVFGVSSYSLTMLVTHAFFLVATSLAVILQIASNKKAREALNAEKDRERAQTVGEIVERLTATSGQLCGRTGELSAQAESSAGASSLIREHVADIYEGSQEQKNEAGSARTAIEKVGADLRQIVTDTSAVSEVSGQSALHAEAGNRSMGELMHRLTTLESSVSDSAERIRLLNEHARQIGEVTDLIRSIASQTNMLALNASIEASRAGDAGRGFGVVATEIQRLAQQSNASAENIGAFLGRINEESQHSAVSMQRVTAELSDGLAAAHETEDSFRVIRDHANEVNAKLRQVLSSGSLALENSGQASNSIETIFLIADEFVHACEQVKGHADNQLQFSGETAQIAAQLGGATSELRETIARIGA; this is encoded by the coding sequence ATGCTGGAGAGGAAAAATAAACTGATGCTGCTGCTCACGCTCGGCGTCGCGCTGTTCTCCGTCTTGATTCACGTACTCGGCCGGGGGACGAACCTGTTCGACATGATGGTGCAGATGCACCATTCGCTGGCCGCGGAGGCCCATCCGGTCTGGCTGAACGTCATCGCGGTTCCTCCGATCCTGTTCCTCGCCGCAGCCGCCGCGCTGTTCGCGCAGCATCGAAGCCACCGCTTGATCCCTCCCCTGGTCACGTTGGCCCTCGTCAGCTCCAGCATTTCCCTGATCGCCGGCAGCGGCGGGGGGACGGAATTCCACTTTTCCATCTTCATGGTCATCGCCATCCTCTGCTTCTACGAGAGCATTCCGCTGCTGATCGGCGCCACGCTCATTTTTACCGTGCAGCATCTGATCGGCTTCTTCTTCTCCCCGGAAATGGTGTTCGGCGTCTCTTCGTATTCGCTGACCATGCTGGTCACGCACGCGTTTTTCCTCGTGGCGACTTCGCTGGCCGTCATCTTGCAGATCGCTTCGAACAAAAAAGCCCGTGAGGCGCTGAATGCGGAAAAAGACCGGGAGCGCGCGCAGACCGTAGGCGAAATCGTCGAACGGCTGACCGCCACTTCGGGCCAGTTATGCGGTCGGACCGGCGAATTGAGCGCGCAGGCCGAATCGTCGGCGGGCGCGAGCAGCCTGATCCGCGAGCACGTCGCGGACATCTACGAAGGTTCGCAGGAACAGAAAAACGAAGCGGGCAGCGCCCGGACCGCGATCGAAAAAGTCGGCGCCGACCTTCGGCAAATCGTCACGGACACGTCGGCGGTCTCGGAAGTGTCCGGGCAGAGCGCCCTCCACGCGGAAGCGGGCAACCGCAGCATGGGCGAGCTCATGCACCGCCTGACGACGCTCGAGTCTTCGGTGAGCGATTCGGCCGAGCGTATTCGCCTGCTGAACGAGCATGCCCGGCAGATCGGTGAAGTGACCGACTTGATCCGCAGCATCGCTTCGCAGACCAACATGCTGGCGCTGAACGCTTCGATCGAAGCTTCGAGAGCCGGCGACGCCGGGCGCGGATTCGGCGTGGTCGCGACCGAAATTCAGCGGCTCGCCCAGCAGTCGAACGCTTCGGCGGAAAATATCGGCGCGTTTCTCGGCCGCATAAACGAGGAGTCGCAGCATTCCGCCGTGTCGATGCAGCGCGTGACCGCCGAGCTGTCCGACGGCCTCGCCGCCGCGCACGAGACGGAAGATTCGTTCCGCGTCATCCGCGACCATGCGAATGAAGTGAACGCCAAGCTGCGGCAGGTGCTGTCGTCCGGCAGCCTTGCGCTGGAGAACTCCGGCCAGGCTTCGAATTCGATCGAGACCATTTTTCTGATCGCGGACGAATTCGTGCACGCCTGCGAGCAGGTCAAAGGTCATGCGGACAACCAGCTGCAGTTCAGCGGCGAGACCGCGCAGATCGCGGCCCAGCTCGGCGGCGCCACGTCCGAACTGCGCGAGACGATCGCGCGGATTGGCGCTTGA
- a CDS encoding YkgJ family cysteine cluster protein: MNAEFECRPDCGACCTAVSIASAIPGMPGGKPAGVPCVQLDERRRCKLFGRPERPAVCGGLPPSPEMCGSSAEEAFAYLEWLERETTP, encoded by the coding sequence GTGAACGCCGAATTCGAATGCCGCCCCGACTGCGGCGCCTGCTGCACGGCCGTCTCGATCGCGTCGGCCATTCCGGGCATGCCCGGCGGCAAGCCGGCCGGCGTGCCGTGCGTGCAGCTCGACGAACGCAGACGCTGCAAGCTGTTCGGACGTCCCGAGCGTCCGGCCGTATGCGGCGGCCTGCCGCCTTCGCCGGAAATGTGCGGAAGCTCCGCCGAGGAGGCGTTCGCCTACCTCGAATGGCTGGAGCGCGAGACGACGCCTTGA
- a CDS encoding peptidylprolyl isomerase, producing MYKINQAGQRWTLAALLSLMLLVLAACGTQAPKQAAPADKPAAEAGTQASGEATPSSDGNPIVTIEMDNGGIVKLELYPDVAPNTVNNFIALVKAGFYDGLTFHRVVPGFVIQGGDPDGTGGGGPGYSIKGEFTSNGFDNTLLHTEGVLSMARTGDPDSAGSQFFIMLADQPSLDEQYAAFGKVIEGMDVVNAIAALPVDGSDKPSSPEGATMKTVTVDTLGKEYAEPEKIQ from the coding sequence ATGTACAAAATCAATCAAGCGGGGCAGCGCTGGACGCTCGCCGCGCTCCTGTCGCTGATGCTGCTCGTGCTGGCCGCCTGCGGCACCCAAGCGCCCAAGCAGGCCGCGCCGGCCGACAAGCCGGCGGCCGAAGCCGGCACGCAGGCATCCGGCGAAGCGACCCCGAGCAGCGACGGCAACCCGATCGTCACGATCGAAATGGACAACGGAGGCATCGTCAAGCTGGAGCTGTATCCGGACGTCGCGCCGAATACGGTCAACAATTTTATTGCGCTGGTCAAAGCGGGCTTCTATGACGGCCTGACGTTCCACCGCGTCGTGCCGGGCTTCGTCATTCAAGGCGGCGACCCGGACGGCACGGGCGGAGGCGGTCCCGGCTACTCGATCAAGGGCGAGTTCACCTCGAACGGCTTCGACAACACGCTGCTGCATACCGAAGGCGTCCTGTCGATGGCGCGGACGGGCGACCCCGATTCCGCGGGCTCGCAGTTCTTCATCATGCTGGCCGATCAGCCGAGCCTGGACGAGCAGTATGCCGCGTTCGGCAAAGTGATCGAAGGCATGGACGTCGTCAACGCAATCGCCGCGCTGCCGGTCGACGGCAGCGACAAGCCGAGCAGCCCGGAAGGCGCCACGATGAAGACCGTTACGGTCGACACGCTCGGCAAGGAATACGCGGAACCGGAGAAAATCCAGTAA
- a CDS encoding TIGR00266 family protein, translated as MDYQILYPGAFPLLQVQLQSGESIKAESGAMVSMSPNIELKGTADGGLMRGLGRMLSGESFFFQELLSVGRHGEATLAPSSPGAIEAVELDGSYKLLVQKDGFLAGTSGIEVNTKMQNLGRGLMSGEGFFIVEISGRGTVFLSSYGGIHAINLEAGQEVVVDNGHLVAWPDYMRYDIEKASKGWVSSFTSGEGLVCRFRGEGVVLIQTRSPKSFGEWIRPYIPGGRS; from the coding sequence ATGGACTATCAAATTTTGTACCCGGGAGCCTTTCCGCTGCTTCAGGTTCAGCTTCAGAGCGGAGAAAGCATCAAAGCCGAATCGGGCGCGATGGTGTCGATGTCGCCGAATATCGAACTGAAGGGCACGGCGGACGGCGGCCTCATGCGCGGCCTCGGACGGATGCTGAGCGGCGAGTCGTTCTTCTTCCAGGAGCTGCTGTCGGTCGGCCGGCACGGCGAAGCGACGCTGGCGCCGTCCAGCCCGGGCGCGATCGAAGCGGTCGAACTGGACGGGTCGTACAAGCTGCTCGTGCAAAAAGACGGATTTCTGGCCGGCACGTCGGGCATCGAAGTCAATACGAAAATGCAAAATCTGGGCCGCGGGCTGATGTCCGGCGAAGGGTTCTTCATCGTGGAGATCAGCGGGCGCGGCACGGTGTTTCTGTCTTCCTACGGCGGCATCCATGCGATCAACCTCGAAGCGGGGCAGGAAGTCGTCGTCGATAACGGGCATCTCGTGGCCTGGCCGGATTATATGCGCTACGATATCGAGAAAGCGTCCAAAGGCTGGGTATCGAGCTTCACGAGCGGCGAAGGTCTCGTCTGCCGGTTCCGCGGCGAAGGCGTCGTGCTGATCCAGACCCGCAGCCCGAAATCGTTCGGCGAATGGATTCGGCCGTATATTCCGGGCGGACGCAGTTAA